The following DNA comes from Candidatus Bathyarchaeia archaeon.
AAAGCTCATTTCCAATCCCCCATATCTTAACGCTGTACGGCTCTTCATGACCATACCTACGTCTAAGCTGAGCATAGTACGTGTTTCTAGTTGAATTACAGTATTCAACCCACCGGGCAGCCTCTTCAGGGGTTCCGTTACCGGCATTCACGACGATATAGGGTTCGGCTCCTACGAGTTTACACCACTCTATAAACTCATCCGTTCCAAAAGCATTCGGCTCCTCCTGACCCCAAGCCATATCATAGCGTCTGGGTCTCTGATCCCTAGGGCCAACACCATCCAGCCAGTGGTAGCCGCTGACAAAATTACCGCCCGGCCACCTAACTATTGGGCATTTAAGCTGCTTGACGGCTTCCAAAACATCTAGCCTGAAACCACTTATATTCGGTATATTGGAGCTCTCGCCAACCCATATACCGCCATAAATGCATTCACCGAGATGCTCGATGAACTGCCCATAACATCTTCTATCAAGTAAACCTATCGGCGAGGTTACATCAACATGCACTCTACACTCAAACATCTACCTCTCTCCTCCATCTTAAAGATAGATAATTTTTATTTTTGGTGATTATTTAAAATTTATTGATACTTAAAGATATGTCCCAGTTAATAAGCAACTTAGAGCAGAAATCTGCAAAAACACTTAGCATAACTAAGGCTAATCTCAAATATCTCCTTTGAGACATAACCTTAAAACTAGAATCTAAGAAATCAGTATCAAATCTAGATTATCTAACGAAACTAGCAATCGGACTTAAATAACCAGAAGATTACAAGTACCTGTATAATTTACTTCTTTAGCCCTCCTACAACAACTCCTTTCATGAAATAATCTATTCCGACCAAATATAATATTACGGAAGGAAGCATACATATTAGAATCCCTGCAGCTATCATATCATATTCTATGGTGTAGGATAATCCCATATATAGTACGCCGAGCACTAATGGATATTTATCGGATGTTGTTAATACTAGAAGTGGCCATACAAAATTGTTCCAATTCATGACCCAATTAAATAATGTGGCTGTAATTATCGCAGGTTTAGCTATTGGTAAAACTATCCTAAATAATATTGTGAGCGCGCCTGCACCATCTATTGAGGCGGCCTCATCATAATCTTTAGGAACAGATTCAAAAGATTGCTTCAATAGAAAAGCACTATAAGCGCTTGCCATCGGTGGAACTATTATCCCTATATATGTGTTTATAAGACCAAGTTTAGCTAGCTGGTAGTAGATAGGTATATAAATTACGATTCCAGGCACCATCATGCCAAGTAAAACCAGCCAGAAGATTACTTCCTTACCGGGAAAGTTGTATCTTGTTATAGCGTAGGCAAATATTGACGAAAGAATAAGCGCACCAACAGTTATAAGTGTGGCGTAAAGGAAACTATTTCCAACCCACCTTAAAAAGTCAGGATGGTTAATTATTTTTATGAAACCACTCACTCTAAATCCCTGAGGAAGGAATTCGGGCGGATTCTTATAGGCATTAGCACCTAAAGCTAGGGCAGATATCATATAAAACGGAAAAATATAAGAAAAAGATATTAAGATTATCAAGGTGAAAAACACCATTTCAACCATTTGATTGCGCTTACTATATTCTCTCATTTTAATTCACCCCATATACATGTTTAGAGATATTTCTTTATGACTTTATACTGCAATAGATTTAATACAAAAACTATGGCAACAATTATTGTGCCAACAGCTGAACCATAGCCTATTTTTCCAAAATCTACAACGTTCTTAAAGGCCCAATGAACCGGGGAGGTTGTTGTAAATGCTGGTCCTCCATCAGTCATAACTCTAATAGGATCATAAATTTGAAATGTACCTATAATTGTTGTGATGGTGACAAAGACTATCATTGGTTTCATTAGCGGCAAAGTTATTCTTCTGAACCTTATCCAAGAACTGGCTCCATCGATCATGGATGCTTCAATTATTTCTTTTGGAATGGCTTTAAGTCCTACTAAGAACAGAACAGTATTGTATCCTAGGTTTCTCCATACTACTATTGACGATAATATCCATATGGCAGCAGATGTCTGAGATAGTGGGCTTACACCAAGCCTAAAAGGTAAATAATTGCTGAAGGGCCCAA
Coding sequences within:
- a CDS encoding carbohydrate ABC transporter permease gives rise to the protein MREYSKRNQMVEMVFFTLIILISFSYIFPFYMISALALGANAYKNPPEFLPQGFRVSGFIKIINHPDFLRWVGNSFLYATLITVGALILSSIFAYAITRYNFPGKEVIFWLVLLGMMVPGIVIYIPIYYQLAKLGLINTYIGIIVPPMASAYSAFLLKQSFESVPKDYDEAASIDGAGALTILFRIVLPIAKPAIITATLFNWVMNWNNFVWPLLVLTTSDKYPLVLGVLYMGLSYTIEYDMIAAGILICMLPSVILYLVGIDYFMKGVVVGGLKK
- a CDS encoding sugar ABC transporter permease, whose translation is MMAQSLKSRRMLDAYLLVIPFLFLYIVFWLFPIIHGIWLSFFDLSLGRETFIGLENYLRVLFTDSIFFMSLKNVLIYAGMFTLGLVVSLLLALMISSSYLKSNRMKVLVQAIIFLPWVVSWASLGLMWTWLLRSSLVDYLLGPFSNYLPFRLGVSPLSQTSAAIWILSSIVVWRNLGYNTVLFLVGLKAIPKEIIEASMIDGASSWIRFRRITLPLMKPMIVFVTITTIIGTFQIYDPIRVMTDGGPAFTTTSPVHWAFKNVVDFGKIGYGSAVGTIIVAIVFVLNLLQYKVIKKYL